A region of Gracilinanus agilis isolate LMUSP501 chromosome 3, AgileGrace, whole genome shotgun sequence DNA encodes the following proteins:
- the ARHGEF4 gene encoding LOW QUALITY PROTEIN: rho guanine nucleotide exchange factor 4 (The sequence of the model RefSeq protein was modified relative to this genomic sequence to represent the inferred CDS: substituted 1 base at 1 genomic stop codon): protein MDDQELGFKAGDVIEVMDATNKEWWWGRILDGEGWFPASFVRGYIKQCRKRADMFTEEQLKTIFGNIEEIYKCQKKFVKALEKKFNKDHPHLSELGSCFLEYQNDFQIYSEYCNNHPNACVELSKLAKVNKYVYFFEACRLLQKMIDISLDGFLLTPVQKICKYPLQLAELLKYTNPQHRDFKDVEAALNAMKNVARLINERKRRLENIDKIAQWQSSIEDWEGEDVLARSSELIHSGELTRISQPQAKSQQRMFFLFDHQLIYCKKDLLRRDILYYKGRIDMDDMEIVDLEDGKDKDFNISVKNAFKLHCSSTDESHLFCAKKPEQKLRWLKAFENERKQVQLDQETGFSITEVQKKQAMLNANKQQSSGKPKGEXRATVNRPYYDFLMRQKHPTLPANLPQQQVFMLAEPKRKPSNFWQNISRLTPFRK, encoded by the exons ATGGACGATCAAGAACTGGGGTTCAAGGCTGGAGATGTCATCGAAGTGATGGATGCAACCAACAAAGAGTGGTGGTGGGGACGGATCTTGGATGGTGAGGGCTGGTTTCCTGCCAGTTTCGTCAGG GGCTACATCAAACAGTGCCGCAAGCGGGCGGACATGTTCACAGAAGAGCAGCTAAAGACAATCTTTGGGAACATCGAGGAGATTTACAAGTGCCAGAAAAAGTTTGTGAAGGCCCTAGAGAAGAAGTTCAACAAGGATCATCCCCACCTGAGCGAGCTTGGCTCCTGCTTCTTGGAATAT CAAAATGATTTCCAGATCTACTCAGAATACTGCAACAACCACCCCAATGCCTGTGTGGAGCTTTCCAAGCTTGCCAAAGTCAACAAGTATGTGTACTTCTTTGAAGCCTGCCGGCTGCTTCAAAAGATGATTGACATCTCCCTGGATGGTTTCTTGCTGACCCCAGTACAGAAGATCTGCAAGTACCCCCTGCAGCTGGCTGAGCTGCTCAAGTACACCAATCCCCAACATAG GGATTTCAAAGATGTAGAAGCTGCCTTAAATGCAATGAAGAACGTAGCCCGGCTTATCAACGAGAGGAAGAGGAGACTcgaaaatatagataaaattgCTCAATGGCAGAGTTCAATAGAGGACTGggag GGTGAAGATGTCCTTGCCAGAAGCTCTGAACTCATTCACTCGGGTGAATTAACCAGAATctcccaaccccaagccaagagCCAGCAGAGAATGTTTTTCCTCTTCGACCACCAGCTCATCTACTGTAAAAAG GACCTTCTCCGGAGGGACATCTTGTACTACAAGGGCCGAATCGACATGGATGACATGGAGATCGTGGACTTGGAAGATGGAAAGGACAAAGACTTTAACATCAGTGTCAAAAATGCCTTCAAGCTCCATTGCAGCTCCACTGATGAAAGCCATCTCTTCTGTGCTAAGAAACCTGAGCAGAAATTGCGCTGGCTCAAGGCCTTTGAGAATGAGAGAAAACAAGTCCAATTGGACCAAGAGACAG gCTTCTCCATCACAGAGGTACAGAAGAAACAGGCCATGCTCAATGCAAACAAACAACAGTCCAGTGGGAAACCCAAAGGTGAGTGAAGAGCCA CCGTGAACCGGCCTTACTATGACTTCCTGATGCGCCAGAAGCATCCCACGTTGCCTGCCAACCTTCCACAGCAGCAGGTCTTCATGCTGGCTGAACCCAAGCGGAAGCCATCAAACTTCTGGCAGAATATCAGCAGGCTGACCCCCTTCCGCAAGTGA